Proteins encoded together in one Mercenaria mercenaria strain notata chromosome 18, MADL_Memer_1, whole genome shotgun sequence window:
- the LOC128550577 gene encoding uncharacterized protein LOC128550577 has translation MEVTKLKLGVEVHGLKLKDEESFTDEFIEEIKKIYHEERIVIFKDQGEISGQKQVQISKWFGDLDGTVFKDDPLFAHKKCPPPSVHRISKHPEEGCTNAGRSGWHIDGIYVEAPYSYA, from the coding sequence ATGGAAGTCACTAAACTGAAACTCGGCGTTGAGGTCCATGGTTTAAAACTGAAAGATGAAGAAAGCTTCACAGACGAATTCATTGAAGAAATCAAGAAGATATATCATGAAGAGCGTATTGTGATTTTCAAAGATCAGGGTGAAATAAGCGGACAGAAGCAAGTGCAGATCAGTAAATGGTTCGGGGATCTGGATGGTACAGTTTTTAAAGATGATCCACTGTTTGCTCACAAGAAGTGCCCTCCCCCAAGCGTTCACAGGATATCCAAACACCCAGAAGAAGGATGTACGAACGCTGGACGTTCCGGATGGCACATTGATGGAATATATGTTGAAGCACCATATAGCTACGCTTGA
- the LOC123539022 gene encoding uncharacterized protein LOC123539022 produces the protein MPSVPKKGATEFVGFKELLDSIPNDKRERWDRLWMVNDKGDKLVQPLVYLHPVTRLPVMCIHLGMTEAFIWDKGTPNERRTDKEETKELIEEITNEIEKNGKELVYSHEWEEGEFIMTDNLAVGHFASADSQRPRSEVGLRVLHRTTIKGTSKPSKTEKI, from the exons ATGCCGTCCGTGCCGAAAAAAGGCGCC ACAGAATTTGTTGGCTTCAAGGAGTTGCTAGACAGTATACCAAATGACAAAAGGGAGAGATGGGACAGACTGTGGATGGTCAATGATAAAGGAGATAAACTGGTCCAGCCTCTGGTTTATTTACATCCTGTCACTAGACTGCCG GTAATGTGTATCCATCTTGGGATGACGGAAGCTTTTATCTGGGACAAAGGTACTCCGAATGAGAGAAGAACGGATAAGGAAGAAACTAAGGAGCTAATTGAGGAAATCACAAATGAGATCGAGAAAAACGGGAAGGAATTAGTATACTCACATGAG TGGGAAGAGGGCGAGTTCATCATGACAGATAACTTAGCTGTAGGTCACTTTGCCAGCGCAGACTCCCAGAGACCAAGGTCAGAGGTTGGACTACGGGTGCTACACCGTACAACCATCAAAGGAACGTCTAAACCGAGCAAAACAGAAAAGATATAG